A region from the Patagioenas fasciata isolate bPatFas1 chromosome 27, bPatFas1.hap1, whole genome shotgun sequence genome encodes:
- the UHRF1 gene encoding E3 ubiquitin-protein ligase UHRF1 encodes MWIQVRTMDGKEIHRVDSLSKLTKVEGLRLRIHEVFGVEPHRQRLFYRGKQMEDGHSLFDYSVGLNDIVQLLVRQSPAVPPAAQDKAPELSDTDSGCGSGQSESDKSSHNGEGAAEPQDQPGTAAQPLWTDPGFGLYKINDLVDARDTNMGAWFEAQVVNVTRKNPPNEPTDSCADPDQPTAVPEEDVIYHVKYEDYPENGVVQLSSSDVRARARTILKWHQLEVGQVVMVNYNPDEPKERGFWYDAEIQQKKETKMVKELNAKIILGEAGDSLNDCRIILVDEIYKIEEPGSTCPLSARPLKRQSGPVCKACKDNPNKTCRICACHICGGKQDPDKQLMCDECDMAFHIYCLNPPLSCIPDDEDWYCPECRNDASEVVLAGERLKASKKKQKMASANSSSRRDWGKGMACVGRTKECTIVPSNHYGPIPGIPVGTMWKFRVQVSESGVHRPHVAGIHGRSNDGAYSLVLAGGYEDDIDHGNSFTYTGSGGRDLSGNKRTAEQSCDQKLTNMNRALALNCSAPINDKSGAEAKDWRAGKPVRVVRNVKGGKHSKYAPVEGNRYDGIYKVVKYWPETGKSGFLVWRYLLRRDDEEPAPWTKEGKDRMKKLGLTMQYPEGYLEAVANKDKEKENNGDDDFDTLGKRRRKRKSAGGEEKLISSPTGTPKKTKVEPYKLTSQQKSLIKSDEANEKLWNEVLEALKDGPKFLNKVEEAFLCICCQEVVFRPVTTVCQHNVCKDCLDRSFKADVYSCPACRYDLGKNYTMQVNKTLQTILSQLFPGYGNGR; translated from the exons ctgcggctgcggaTACACGAGGTGTTCGGGGTCGAGCCCCACCGGCAACGGCTGTTTTACCGGGGCAAGCAG ATGGAGGACGGGCACTCCCTTTTCGACTACAGCGTCGGCCTCAACGACATCGTGCAGCTCCTGGTCAGGCAGAGCCCGGCGGTTCCTCCCGCTGCTCAGGACAAGGCGCCCGAGCTCTCCGACACCGACTCCGGCTGCGGCTCCGGCCAAAGCGAATCGGACAAGAGCTCCCACAACGGCGAAGGGGCCGCGGAGCCGCAGGACCAGCCCGGCACGGCCGCGCAGCCGCTCTGGACCGACCCCGGCTTCGGCCTCTATAAG ATCAATGACTTGGTCGATGCTCGTGATACGAATATGGGAGCGTGGTTTGAAGCCCAGGTTGTGAATGTCACCAGAAAAAACCCGCCAAATGAACCGACTGACAGCTGCGCGGACCCCGATCAGCCCACAGCCGTTCCTGAAGAAGATGTGATATACCACGTCAAATACGAAGA TTATCCAGAGAATGGAGTTGTACAGTTGAGTTCGAGCGACGTACGGGCTCGTGCACGGACTATTTTGAAGTGGCACCAGCTCGAAGTAGGACAGGTGGTGATGGTCAACTACAACCCCGATGAACCCAAGGAGAGAGGCTTTTGGTACGATGCGGAGATCCAGcaaaaaaaggaaaccaaaatgGTCAAGGAGCTGAATGCAAAGATAATACTTGG GGAAGCTGGTGACTCCTTGAACGACTGCAGAATTATTTTAGTGGATGAAATCTATAAAATTGAAGAACCAGGCAGTACTTGTCCGCTTAGTGCCAGGCCATTAAAAC GACAAAGTGGACCTGTGTGTAAAGCTTGTAAGGACAACCCCAACAAGACCTGCCGAATTTGTGCTTGCCATATCTGTGGAGGTAAACAAGATCCAGATAAACAGCTAATGTGTGATGAGTGTGATATGGCTTTCCACATCTACTGCCTCAACCCTCCCCTTAGTTGTATACCAGATGATGAGGATTG GTATTGCCCTGAATGCCGAAATGACGCAAGCGAGGTGGTTTTAGCAGGAGAGAGATTAAAAGccagtaaaaagaaacaaaagatggCATCTGCTAATTCATCCTCGCGGAGAGACTGGGGCAAG GGTATGGCCTGCGTGGGTCGCACGAAGGAATGTACCATCGTCCCCTCCAACCACTACGGGCCCATTCCCGGCATCCCGGTTGGCACCATGTGGAAGTTCCGAGTGCAG GTGAGCGAGTCCGGTGTTCACAGGCCGCACGTAGCGGGGATCCATGGCAGAAGTAACGACGGCGCTTATTCCTTGGTTCTGGCGGGAGGCTATGAAGATGACATA GATCATGGAAATTCCTTCACGTATACGGGGAGCGGAGGGCGCGATCTTTCGGGAAACAAACGCACAGCAGAACAGTCTTGTGATCAAAAACTCACGAATATGAACAG GGCTCTGGCTCTGAACTGCAGCGCTCCCATCAACGACAAGAGCGGGGCCGAGGCCAAGGACTGGAGGGCCGGGAAGCCGGTCCGGGTGGTGAGGAACGTCAAAGGAGGCAAACACAGCAAATACGCGCCCGTCGAGGGGAACAGATACGACGGAATATATAAG GTTGTGAAATACTGGCCCGAGACGGGGAAATCTGGGTTTTTAGTGTGGCGTTACTTACTTAGGAGGGATGATGAAGAACCTGCTCCTTGGACCAAAGAAGGAAAGGACAGGATGAAAAAGCTTGGCCTAACGATGCAG TATCCTGAGGGGTATCTTGAAGCTGTTGCAAACAAagacaaggagaaagaaaataatggagaTGATGATTTTGataccctggggaaaaggaggaggaaaaggaaatcAGCAG gTGGGGAGGAGAAACTCATCAGTTCTCCTACGGGAACTCCGAAGAAAACAAAAGTTGAGCCGTACAAGCTGACATCTCAGCAAAAATCTCTTATCAAAAGCGATGAAGCCAATGAAAAACTGTGGAATGAAGTACTAGAAGCTCTCAAAGATGGACCG aaattTCTAAATAAAGTTGAAGAGGCCTTCCTGTGCATTTGCTGTCAGGAGGTTGTGTTTCGGCCGGTCACAACCGTGTGCCAACACAACGTGTGCAAG GATTGTTTGGACAGATCCTTCAAGGCCGACGTGTACAGCTGTCCCGCCTGCCGCTACGACCTGGGCAAGAACTACACCATGCAAGTGAATAAAACGCTGCAGACCATTCTCAGTCAGCTCTTCCCCGGCTACGGCAACGGACGGTGA